From the Bombus terrestris unplaced genomic scaffold, iyBomTerr1.2, whole genome shotgun sequence genome, one window contains:
- the LOC125387046 gene encoding katanin p60 ATPase-containing subunit A-like 2, producing the protein MTNANKVKQTRSESVSGSVEGRNAQQKMRGDATDDINLAMTVTTISANENDGSSSEELHQRASFNVSMEQSRQSKISKCARNLYIDNPELQKIAQDILSEIILKELNVYWDNIAGLEECKSAIKDAIVYPLKYPIFFKGPFAPCKSILLYGPPGTGKTMLAKAVATECQCTFFNVTTSSLVDKWRGDSKKYIRVLFELAYNNSPTIIFIDEIDCIGTNKGVKYTLSESAKTFRSELLFRLDRLVINKNSDVVLLAATNCPWDIDATLRRRLEKNIYVSLPNEVTRFYMFKLYLSNRLLENMDIVSHIIKSTEKYSCADIKLLCTQAWLLEMNPMFKRLEKGETSTTTLKYELKNYKIIAKLLKKMSPTVTNVDRYEAWKKYVCQNKIF; encoded by the exons atgacaaatgcgaacaaagt CAAACAAACGAGAAGTGAGTCTGTATCTGGGTCTGTCGAAGGGAGGAATGCACAACAGAAGATGAGGGGTGATGCTACCGATGATATTAATCTTGCAATGACAGTGACAACAATTTCTGCCAATGAAAACGATGGATCTTCATCAGAAGAGCTTCATCAAAGAGCTTCATTTAACGTCTCAATGGAACAATCCAGGCAATCAAAGATATCAAAATGTGCTCGGAACCTTTATATAGACAATCCAGAATTGCAGAAGATTGCTCAAGACATTTTATCT GAAATCATactgaaagaattaaatgtatattgggaCAACATTGCAGGCCTAGAGGAATGTAAATCTGCCATTAAGGATGCCATTGTGTATCCCCTTAAATACCCTATCTTTTTTAAAGGCCCATTTGCTCCCTGTAAAAGTATTCTGCTATATGGACCACCTGGTACAG GGAAGACGATGTTGGCGAAGGCAGTCGCAACAGAATGCCAATGCACCTTTTTTAACGTAACGACCAGCTCATTGGTGGACAAATGGAGAGGTGATTCCAAGAAGTATATCCGT gttttatttgaacttgcctataataattcgcctacaattatttttatcgacgagattGACTGCATAGGAACAAATAAAGGAGTAAAGTATACattgtctgaatctgcaaagacATTCAGATCAGAACTTCTTTTTAGATTGGATAGAttagtaattaacaaaaattctgaTGTAGTTCTTTTGGCCGCAACTAATTGCCCTTG ggaTATTGATGCAACTTTACGCAGACGCCTTGAAAAGAATATATACGTATCATTACCAAACGAAGTTACTCGATTTTATATGTTCAAATTATACCTTAGCAACCGATTATTAGAGAATATGGATATTGTGAGTCACATAATAAaatctactgaaaaatattcttgtgctgatataaaattgctttgtaCGCAAGCATGGCTGCTAGAAATGAATCCAATGTTTAAAAGActtgaaaaaggagaaacatctactacgactttgaaatatgaattaaagaattataaaataatagcaaaattgttaaaaaaaatgtcacCTACAGTTACGAATGTGGATAGATATGAAGcgtggaaaaaatatgtatgccaaaacaagatattttaa